Proteins encoded within one genomic window of Bradyrhizobium sp. AZCC 1719:
- a CDS encoding alpha/beta hydrolase, with translation MTGLKWLLIIASAGYICGLLALFFAQRAVLFPAPTGARTPPQAAGFPEAEEHVLATADGEKVIVWHVPAKPGRPVVLYFHGNGDYLAGFFGRFRGLIADGIGIVALSYRGYAGSSGQPSEQGLLQDAAAAYAFTTARYSADRIVAWGFSLGTGVAVALAGEKPVGKLILESSYTSIVDVAASAFWFAPVRLLMRDQFHSDRHITRIRVPLLMMHGALDPTIPVAFGERLFALANEPKRFVRLARGGHNDLDNFGAIEIARNFINLAQGWSQHGRAYLPSTNRSGT, from the coding sequence ATGACCGGGCTGAAATGGCTGCTGATCATCGCTTCGGCGGGTTATATCTGCGGCCTGCTCGCGCTGTTCTTCGCGCAGCGCGCCGTGCTGTTTCCTGCCCCGACGGGCGCGCGCACGCCGCCGCAAGCGGCGGGCTTTCCCGAAGCAGAAGAACATGTCCTGGCCACCGCCGACGGTGAGAAGGTCATCGTCTGGCATGTTCCGGCCAAGCCGGGGCGTCCGGTCGTCCTCTACTTCCACGGCAATGGCGATTATCTCGCCGGCTTCTTCGGCCGTTTTCGCGGCCTGATCGCCGACGGGATAGGAATCGTCGCGCTCTCCTATCGCGGCTATGCCGGCTCGAGCGGGCAGCCGAGCGAGCAGGGATTGCTGCAGGATGCCGCGGCGGCCTATGCTTTCACGACAGCGCGATACAGCGCGGACAGAATCGTTGCGTGGGGATTCTCGCTCGGCACCGGCGTCGCAGTTGCGCTGGCGGGCGAGAAGCCGGTCGGAAAGCTGATCCTGGAATCGTCCTATACTTCCATTGTGGACGTCGCCGCGTCCGCGTTCTGGTTCGCGCCGGTGCGGCTGTTGATGCGCGATCAATTCCACTCCGATCGGCACATCACCCGGATCAGGGTTCCGCTGCTCATGATGCATGGCGCGCTCGATCCCACGATACCCGTTGCCTTTGGCGAACGGCTGTTCGCGCTGGCGAACGAGCCGAAACGGTTTGTCCGCCTCGCCCGCGGAGGTCACAACGATCTGGACAATTTCGGCGCGATTGAAATCGCGCGGAATTTTATCAACCTTGCGCAGGGATGGTCGCAGCATGGACGGGCATACCTTCCGTCCACGAACCGGTCGGGAACGTAA
- a CDS encoding 5-(carboxyamino)imidazole ribonucleotide synthase — MTVSDKVKLKPGDTIGILGGGQLGRMLAMAAARLGLKCQVFSPDPDSPAFDVVLNATCAEYADVEALELFANDVDVITYEFENVPAATAMVLAARRPVLPAQKILETTQDRLIEKDFVKRLGVDTADYADVSSVETLQSAIARIGLPAVIKTRRFGYDGKGQAIIREGDDPIRIWEELGTKSAILEAFIPFEREISVIAARSADGHVECYDVTENEHRDHILKFSRVPAAISDELAAQARAVAEKIAHALDYVGVLAVELFVVAGNGGPHVLVNEIAPRVHNSGHWTLDGASISQFEQHIRAIAGWPLGTPVRHGQVTMTNLIGDDILDYEQWLTVPGATVHLYGKGTPRPGRKMGHVTEVTPAIKK, encoded by the coding sequence GTGACGGTTTCAGACAAGGTGAAGCTGAAGCCGGGCGACACCATCGGAATTCTCGGCGGCGGACAATTGGGCCGGATGCTGGCCATGGCCGCGGCGCGCCTCGGCCTCAAATGCCAGGTGTTTTCGCCGGACCCGGATTCGCCCGCCTTCGACGTGGTGCTGAACGCAACCTGTGCCGAATATGCCGACGTCGAGGCGCTCGAATTGTTCGCCAACGATGTCGACGTCATCACCTATGAATTCGAGAACGTGCCGGCCGCCACCGCCATGGTGCTGGCTGCGCGCCGTCCGGTGTTGCCGGCGCAGAAAATCCTCGAAACCACGCAGGACCGGCTGATCGAGAAGGATTTCGTCAAGCGGCTCGGCGTCGACACCGCCGACTATGCCGACGTGTCGTCCGTGGAAACCCTGCAGAGCGCCATTGCCCGCATCGGCCTTCCCGCCGTGATCAAGACCCGCCGCTTCGGCTATGACGGCAAGGGCCAGGCGATCATTCGCGAGGGCGACGACCCCATTCGCATCTGGGAAGAACTAGGCACCAAATCCGCGATCCTCGAAGCCTTCATTCCCTTCGAGCGCGAGATCTCCGTGATCGCCGCGCGATCGGCGGATGGCCATGTCGAATGCTACGACGTCACCGAAAACGAGCATCGCGATCACATCCTGAAATTCTCGCGCGTGCCGGCCGCGATATCGGATGAGCTGGCCGCACAGGCGCGAGCCGTTGCCGAGAAGATCGCCCATGCGCTCGACTATGTCGGCGTGCTCGCGGTCGAGCTGTTCGTCGTTGCCGGAAACGGCGGACCGCACGTGCTGGTCAACGAGATCGCGCCGCGGGTGCATAATTCCGGGCATTGGACGCTGGACGGCGCCTCGATCTCCCAGTTCGAGCAGCACATCCGGGCGATTGCCGGCTGGCCGCTCGGCACGCCGGTTCGTCACGGCCAGGTCACCATGACCAACCTGATCGGCGACGATATCCTCGATTATGAGCAATGGCTGACGGTTCCCGGCGCCACGGTTCATCTCTACGGCAAGGGCACACCGCGGCCGGGCCGCAAGATGGGCCATGTCACTGAAGTGACTCCGGCAATCAAGAAATAG
- a CDS encoding YdcH family protein: MTDDDERELETELARLQQEHRDLDAAIDALHQSPAPDLLRLQRLKKRKLQLRDRIAFIEDQITPDIIA; this comes from the coding sequence ATGACCGACGATGATGAGCGCGAGCTTGAAACCGAGCTCGCCAGGCTGCAGCAGGAGCATCGCGATCTCGATGCGGCGATCGACGCGCTGCATCAGTCGCCAGCGCCGGACTTGTTGCGGCTGCAGCGGCTGAAGAAACGCAAGCTGCAATTGCGCGACCGCATCGCCTTCATCGAAGACCAGATCACGCCTGACATCATCGCCTGA
- a CDS encoding aa3-type cytochrome c oxidase subunit IV, producing the protein MADHNEVAYTTADGNDYPAHEQTYEGFIMLVKYGTVAVVIIVALMGYFLT; encoded by the coding sequence ATGGCAGACCATAACGAAGTGGCCTACACGACCGCTGACGGCAACGACTACCCGGCCCATGAGCAGACCTATGAAGGGTTCATCATGTTGGTCAAATACGGCACCGTCGCCGTCGTAATCATTGTCGCCCTGATGGGTTATTTCCTGACCTGA
- a CDS encoding calcium:proton antiporter, translating into MSAHGPMPRSAWIFPALAMVLFAVATGLGLNFTPSVGGFVFAVLLLAILFGTVFAAVHHAEVIAERIGEPYGTLLLTLAVTIIEVALIATIMLGEKPQPALARDTVFAVVMIVCNGLVGLCIFIGGLRYREQDFQVSGANLYLSVLFVLSTITLIMPNYTLTAPGPIYSAAQLGFVDLVTLMLYGVFLYTQTIRHSDYFIKGGAGAAAETSSLSNPMLALSIGLLLISLLAVVLLAKKFSLVVDVVTAMIGAPPAFAGVLVALLILLPEGVTAIAAARNNDLQKSINLALGSSLATIGLTIPAVGLATYVLDKELVLGLNGQGMVLLLLTFFLSILTFGTGRTNILFGLVHMVVFAVFVFMVFVP; encoded by the coding sequence ATGAGCGCACATGGACCGATGCCGCGATCGGCCTGGATATTCCCCGCGCTGGCGATGGTGCTGTTTGCCGTGGCCACCGGCCTCGGGCTCAACTTTACGCCGTCGGTTGGCGGGTTCGTGTTTGCGGTGCTGCTGCTCGCAATCCTGTTCGGCACCGTGTTCGCAGCCGTGCACCATGCCGAGGTGATAGCCGAGCGGATCGGCGAACCCTATGGCACGCTGCTGCTGACGCTTGCTGTCACCATCATCGAGGTCGCGCTGATCGCGACCATCATGCTCGGCGAAAAGCCGCAGCCGGCGCTGGCGCGCGACACCGTGTTTGCGGTGGTGATGATCGTGTGCAACGGCCTCGTGGGCCTGTGTATCTTCATCGGAGGCTTGCGCTACCGCGAGCAGGATTTCCAGGTCTCCGGCGCCAACCTTTATCTCAGCGTGCTGTTCGTGCTGTCGACCATTACGCTGATCATGCCGAATTATACGCTGACGGCGCCGGGACCGATCTATTCGGCGGCGCAGCTTGGCTTTGTGGACCTGGTCACGCTCATGCTCTACGGCGTGTTCCTTTATACCCAGACGATCCGGCACAGTGATTATTTCATCAAGGGAGGCGCCGGTGCTGCCGCCGAAACCTCATCCCTCTCGAATCCGATGCTGGCGCTCAGCATCGGGCTGCTGCTTATCTCCCTACTCGCCGTGGTGCTTCTGGCGAAGAAATTTTCGCTGGTGGTCGATGTCGTGACCGCGATGATCGGCGCCCCACCGGCGTTCGCCGGCGTGCTGGTCGCGCTCCTCATCCTGCTGCCGGAGGGAGTCACCGCTATTGCAGCCGCGCGCAATAACGATCTGCAGAAGAGCATCAATCTCGCGCTCGGATCGTCGCTGGCGACCATCGGGCTGACTATTCCCGCGGTCGGCCTGGCTACCTACGTGCTCGACAAGGAACTCGTGCTCGGGCTCAACGGTCAGGGCATGGTGTTGCTGCTGCTCACGTTCTTCCTGAGCATTCTCACCTTCGGCACCGGCCGCACCAACATCCTGTTCGGGCTGGTACATATGGTGGTGTTTGCTGTGTTCGTGTTTATGGTGTTCGTGCCGTAA
- a CDS encoding tetratricopeptide repeat protein produces MFDARVFRRMAVTDCNTLHRASRFTAGSIVLLAIVLGLPLGGCSFDLGSWGSDREKPQAVEQKPTGTISGQSVSDAQGHATRGQTLAKSGKAEEALAEFERALALDPYNVQALYGRGLIYQADKQHEQAIADFTAANGLTPQRVEPLLARASSYLAIDKAKEAASDLDEAVQADPNSAQAWSARGVTYERLGDKAKAFTSYGRALALRPKDDAARSGLARTGG; encoded by the coding sequence ATGTTCGACGCGCGAGTATTCCGCCGCATGGCCGTTACCGATTGCAATACACTTCACCGCGCTTCGCGCTTCACGGCCGGATCCATCGTGCTGCTCGCGATCGTTCTCGGCCTGCCCCTCGGCGGCTGTTCGTTCGACTTGGGATCGTGGGGATCGGATAGGGAAAAGCCACAGGCAGTCGAGCAGAAACCGACCGGCACGATCAGCGGACAAAGCGTCAGCGATGCCCAGGGTCACGCAACGCGCGGCCAGACGCTCGCCAAATCCGGCAAGGCCGAGGAAGCGCTCGCGGAATTCGAGCGCGCGCTCGCACTCGATCCCTACAACGTGCAGGCGCTGTACGGCCGCGGCCTGATCTATCAAGCCGACAAGCAGCATGAGCAGGCGATCGCCGATTTCACCGCGGCCAATGGCCTGACGCCGCAACGGGTCGAGCCGCTGCTGGCGCGGGCGAGCAGCTACCTTGCCATCGACAAGGCAAAGGAAGCCGCTTCCGATCTGGACGAAGCAGTGCAGGCCGATCCCAACAGCGCGCAAGCCTGGTCGGCACGCGGCGTCACCTATGAGCGCCTGGGCGACAAGGCCAAGGCGTTCACATCCTACGGCCGTGCGCTCGCGCTCCGCCCCAAGGACGACGCCGCACGAAGCGGGCTCGCACGCACCGGCGGCTAG
- a CDS encoding GGDEF domain-containing protein — translation MKKKTRATASRAGKRPKNAASGRKSAPRRSPPPASRPPATSNETKTTIRRLKAQLARTQAQIEELQASADTDFLLGIPNRRGFERELNRAIAYMKRYRASGALVLLDVDRLKPINDAFGHAAGDQVLKAIAAALLAQVRSSDMVGRLGGDEFALLLWNLSETDARAKAAALEEAIDRLSFVFDGRTITAGASAGVSVLDTHSEAGRALEAADSAMYVRKALRRHEAKA, via the coding sequence ATGAAGAAGAAAACCAGGGCGACCGCCTCCAGGGCCGGAAAACGCCCCAAAAACGCGGCTTCCGGGCGAAAATCCGCACCGCGGCGATCGCCGCCACCGGCATCCCGGCCGCCGGCAACTTCCAACGAAACCAAGACGACGATTCGCCGGCTGAAAGCGCAACTCGCCCGGACTCAAGCGCAGATCGAGGAACTTCAGGCCTCCGCCGATACCGACTTCCTGTTGGGCATCCCGAACCGGCGCGGTTTCGAGCGCGAGCTCAATCGCGCGATCGCCTACATGAAGCGGTATCGCGCCAGCGGTGCCCTGGTCTTGCTCGACGTCGATCGGCTGAAGCCGATCAACGACGCCTTCGGACATGCCGCGGGCGACCAGGTGCTCAAGGCCATTGCCGCGGCGCTGCTGGCGCAGGTGCGCTCTTCCGACATGGTGGGCCGGCTCGGCGGCGACGAGTTTGCGCTGCTGTTGTGGAATCTCAGCGAGACCGACGCCAGGGCCAAGGCGGCCGCGTTGGAGGAGGCGATCGATCGCCTCAGCTTCGTGTTCGATGGCCGAACCATTACCGCGGGCGCCTCCGCGGGCGTCTCTGTGCTCGATACCCACTCCGAAGCCGGCCGCGCGCTGGAAGCGGCCGACAGCGCCATGTATGTGCGCAAGGCGCTGCGGCGGCATGAGGCGAAGGCGTAG
- a CDS encoding Re/Si-specific NAD(P)(+) transhydrogenase subunit alpha has product MKIAVAKEIDPSEPRVAASPDTVKKFKALGAEVAIEPGAGVKSGLPDSEFTAVGATVSADALKDADIIIKVKRPEASELAQYKRGALVIAIMDPYGNEAALKTIAEAGVSAFAMELMPRITRAQVMDVLSSQANLAGYRAVIEAAESFGRAFPMMMTAAGTVPAAKVFVMGVGVAGLQAIATARRLGAVVTATDVRPATKEQVESLGAKFLAVEDEEFKNAQTAGGYAKEMSKEYQAKQAELTAEHVKKQDIVITTALIPGRPAPRLVSAEMVKSMKPGSVLVDLAVERGGNVEGAKAGEVVDVDGIKIVGYTNVAGRVAQSASSLYARNLFSFIETLVDKANKALAVNWEDELVKATALTKDGAVIHPNFQPKA; this is encoded by the coding sequence ATGAAAATTGCCGTTGCCAAGGAAATCGATCCGTCCGAACCGCGGGTTGCCGCTTCCCCGGACACCGTCAAGAAGTTCAAGGCGCTGGGCGCCGAAGTCGCGATCGAACCGGGTGCGGGCGTCAAGTCGGGCCTGCCGGATTCCGAATTCACCGCCGTCGGCGCCACCGTCAGCGCGGATGCGCTGAAGGACGCCGACATCATCATCAAGGTGAAGCGGCCTGAAGCGAGCGAGTTGGCGCAGTACAAGCGCGGCGCGCTGGTGATCGCCATCATGGACCCTTACGGCAATGAGGCGGCGCTGAAGACGATCGCGGAGGCCGGCGTCTCGGCATTTGCGATGGAACTGATGCCGCGCATTACGCGCGCACAAGTCATGGACGTGCTGTCCTCGCAGGCAAATCTCGCCGGCTACCGTGCGGTGATCGAGGCGGCCGAGTCGTTTGGCCGCGCGTTCCCGATGATGATGACGGCGGCCGGCACCGTGCCGGCGGCGAAGGTGTTCGTAATGGGCGTCGGCGTTGCCGGTCTGCAGGCAATTGCGACCGCGCGCCGGCTCGGTGCCGTCGTTACCGCAACCGACGTGCGTCCTGCCACCAAAGAGCAGGTCGAATCGCTCGGCGCCAAATTTCTCGCGGTCGAGGACGAAGAGTTCAAGAACGCCCAGACCGCCGGTGGCTACGCCAAGGAAATGTCGAAAGAGTATCAGGCAAAGCAGGCCGAACTCACCGCCGAGCACGTCAAGAAGCAGGACATCGTGATCACGACCGCGCTGATCCCGGGCCGCCCCGCGCCAAGGCTCGTCAGCGCCGAGATGGTCAAATCGATGAAACCGGGTTCGGTGCTGGTCGATCTCGCCGTCGAGCGCGGTGGCAACGTCGAAGGCGCGAAGGCGGGCGAGGTCGTCGATGTCGATGGCATCAAGATCGTCGGCTACACCAATGTCGCCGGCCGCGTGGCGCAATCGGCCTCGAGCCTTTACGCCCGCAACCTGTTCTCGTTCATCGAGACGCTGGTCGACAAGGCGAACAAGGCGCTCGCGGTCAATTGGGAAGACGAACTGGTGAAAGCCACCGCGCTGACCAAGGACGGCGCCGTCATCCATCCGAACTTCCAGCCGAAAGCCTAA
- a CDS encoding AbrB/MazE/SpoVT family DNA-binding domain-containing protein has protein sequence MEEASREYRLEDTALQIRKIGNSVGVILPKELLARLNLKEGDKFYPVEQPDGSLRLSPFNPKHARTMEIARKVMHEYRDTFAALAK, from the coding sequence ATGGAGGAAGCCTCTCGCGAATACAGGCTGGAGGACACCGCCCTTCAAATCCGGAAGATCGGTAACTCGGTCGGCGTGATCCTGCCAAAAGAGCTTCTTGCCCGGCTCAATCTCAAGGAGGGAGACAAGTTCTATCCGGTCGAGCAACCGGATGGCAGTCTGCGGCTCTCACCTTTCAATCCGAAGCACGCGCGGACCATGGAAATCGCCCGCAAGGTCATGCACGAATATCGCGATACGTTTGCAGCGCTTGCAAAATGA
- the aqpZ gene encoding aquaporin Z, whose product MNTKKYTAEAIGTFWLTFAGCGSAVIAAGFPEVGIGLVGVSLAFGLSVVTMAYAIGHISGCHLNPAVTIGLAAGGRFPAQQIVPYVIAQVIGAVAAAALLYVIASGAPGFDLAKGFASNGYGAHSPGQYGMVACFITEVVMTMTFLFIIMGATHGKAPAGFAPLAIGLALVMIHLVSIPVTNTSVNPARSTGPALFVGGWALAQLWLFWVAPLIGGALGGAIYRWLSEEPAGVVEGLKTA is encoded by the coding sequence ATGAATACCAAAAAATATACCGCTGAAGCGATCGGCACGTTTTGGCTCACTTTTGCGGGATGCGGCAGCGCGGTCATCGCCGCCGGTTTTCCAGAGGTCGGTATAGGCCTGGTCGGTGTGTCCCTGGCATTCGGCCTGAGCGTCGTGACCATGGCCTATGCGATCGGCCACATCTCCGGCTGTCATCTCAATCCCGCCGTCACGATCGGTCTCGCGGCCGGCGGACGGTTTCCGGCACAGCAGATCGTTCCTTACGTGATCGCGCAGGTGATCGGTGCTGTCGCTGCCGCGGCGTTGCTCTATGTGATCGCAAGCGGCGCGCCCGGCTTCGATCTGGCCAAGGGCTTTGCCTCCAACGGCTATGGCGCGCATTCGCCCGGTCAGTACGGCATGGTGGCCTGCTTCATCACCGAAGTGGTGATGACCATGACGTTCCTGTTCATCATCATGGGCGCCACCCATGGCAAGGCGCCTGCGGGCTTTGCGCCGCTCGCCATCGGATTGGCGCTGGTGATGATCCATCTCGTCAGTATCCCCGTCACCAACACGTCGGTGAATCCCGCGCGCAGCACCGGGCCGGCGCTGTTCGTCGGCGGCTGGGCGCTGGCGCAGCTTTGGCTGTTCTGGGTGGCGCCCTTGATCGGCGGTGCGCTCGGCGGCGCGATCTATCGCTGGCTCAGCGAGGAGCCGGCCGGCGTCGTGGAAGGCTTGAAGACCGCCTGA
- a CDS encoding type II toxin-antitoxin system death-on-curing family toxin has protein sequence MSEPIWLDVDEVIDMHAEQLAIFGGPEGIRDRGLLESAILRPVNQWNYGQTDMAALAAAYAFGLARNHAFVDGNKRIAFHAMMVFLRVNDIPFAPDPAHATAIILSLAAGEVSEESLARWIRDNWPSE, from the coding sequence ATGAGTGAGCCAATTTGGCTCGATGTCGATGAAGTCATCGACATGCATGCCGAGCAACTGGCGATATTCGGTGGACCGGAAGGCATTCGAGACCGTGGCCTTCTTGAGTCGGCGATTTTGCGGCCAGTGAACCAATGGAATTACGGGCAGACCGATATGGCAGCGCTCGCCGCAGCCTATGCGTTCGGTCTTGCCCGTAATCACGCGTTCGTGGACGGCAACAAGCGGATCGCGTTCCACGCCATGATGGTCTTCTTGCGCGTCAACGATATACCCTTTGCGCCCGATCCGGCGCACGCCACCGCCATCATCCTCTCCCTCGCCGCCGGCGAGGTCAGCGAAGAAAGCCTGGCCCGCTGGATCCGGGATAATTGGCCTTCCGAATGA
- the rpsU gene encoding 30S ribosomal protein S21 codes for MQVLVRDNNVDQALKALKKKMQREGIFREMKLRGHYEKPSEKKAREKAEAVRRARKLARKKLQREGLLPMKPKPVFGAGPGGDRGGAGGRGPGAGPRGPR; via the coding sequence GTGCAGGTTCTCGTCCGCGATAACAATGTCGATCAAGCCCTCAAGGCGCTGAAGAAGAAGATGCAGCGCGAGGGTATCTTCCGCGAGATGAAGCTCCGCGGCCATTACGAAAAGCCGTCCGAGAAGAAGGCCCGTGAAAAGGCCGAAGCCGTGCGCCGCGCGCGCAAGCTGGCCCGCAAGAAGCTGCAGCGTGAAGGCTTGCTGCCGATGAAGCCCAAGCCGGTGTTCGGCGCCGGTCCGGGTGGCGACCGTGGTGGCGCTGGCGGCCGTGGCCCGGGCGCAGGTCCGCGCGGACCGCGCTAA
- a CDS encoding NAD(P)(+) transhydrogenase (Re/Si-specific) subunit beta has product MNANLAAVLYLVAGVLFILSLRGLSSPASSRQGNLFGMIGMAIAVATTLASHPPADGIAWVLVILGIAIGGAIGAVIARRVPMTSMPELVAAFHSLVGMAAVLVAAGAFYAPEAFDIGKPGAIHASSLVEMSLGVAIGALTFTGSVIAFLKLSARMSGAPIILPGRHIINIALALALVFFIFGLVRSGSALDFWLITIIALVLGVLMIIPIGGADMPVVISMLNSYSGWAAAGIGFTLGNSALIITGALVGSSGAILSYIMCHAMNRSFISVILGGFGGETAAAGGGSGEQKPAKLGSADDAAFIMKNASKVIIVPGYGMAVAQAQHALREMADMLKKEGVEVKYAIHPVAGRMPGHMNVLLAEANVPYDEVFELEDINSEFAQADIAFVIGANDVTNPAAEEDKTSPIYGMPVLQVWKAGTVMFIKRSLASGYAGIDNPLFYRDNTMMLLGDAKKVTENVVKGM; this is encoded by the coding sequence ATGAACGCCAATCTGGCAGCAGTTCTTTATCTCGTGGCGGGTGTGCTGTTCATCCTGTCGCTGCGCGGGCTGTCCAGTCCCGCATCGTCCCGCCAGGGCAATCTGTTCGGCATGATCGGCATGGCGATCGCGGTCGCCACCACGCTCGCCAGTCATCCGCCGGCGGACGGCATCGCCTGGGTCCTGGTCATTCTCGGCATCGCCATCGGCGGGGCGATCGGGGCCGTGATCGCGCGGCGGGTGCCGATGACCTCGATGCCGGAACTGGTCGCGGCTTTCCACTCGCTGGTCGGCATGGCCGCGGTGCTGGTCGCCGCCGGCGCCTTCTACGCGCCCGAAGCCTTCGACATCGGCAAGCCCGGCGCGATTCACGCGTCCAGCCTGGTCGAAATGTCGCTCGGCGTCGCCATCGGCGCGCTGACCTTCACCGGCTCGGTGATCGCTTTCCTGAAGCTTTCGGCACGCATGAGCGGTGCGCCGATCATCCTGCCCGGACGCCACATCATCAACATCGCGCTCGCGCTTGCGCTGGTGTTCTTCATTTTCGGCCTGGTCCGCTCCGGCAGCGCGCTCGATTTCTGGCTGATCACGATCATCGCGCTGGTGCTCGGCGTGCTCATGATCATCCCGATCGGCGGCGCCGACATGCCGGTCGTGATCTCGATGCTGAACTCCTATTCGGGGTGGGCCGCGGCCGGCATCGGATTTACGCTCGGCAATTCCGCGCTGATCATCACCGGCGCGCTGGTCGGCTCCTCCGGCGCGATCCTGTCCTACATCATGTGCCACGCGATGAACCGCTCGTTCATCTCGGTCATCCTTGGCGGCTTCGGTGGCGAAACGGCGGCCGCGGGCGGCGGCTCCGGCGAACAGAAGCCCGCCAAGCTCGGCTCGGCCGACGACGCCGCCTTCATCATGAAGAACGCCTCCAAGGTCATCATCGTGCCCGGCTACGGCATGGCGGTGGCACAGGCCCAGCACGCGCTGCGCGAAATGGCCGACATGCTGAAGAAGGAAGGCGTCGAGGTGAAGTACGCGATTCACCCGGTCGCGGGGCGCATGCCTGGCCACATGAACGTACTGCTCGCCGAAGCCAATGTGCCCTATGACGAGGTGTTCGAGCTCGAGGACATCAACTCCGAATTCGCCCAGGCCGACATCGCCTTCGTGATCGGCGCCAACGACGTCACCAACCCGGCTGCGGAAGAAGACAAGACCTCGCCGATCTATGGCATGCCGGTGCTGCAGGTCTGGAAGGCCGGCACCGTGATGTTCATCAAGCGATCGCTGGCATCGGGCTATGCCGGCATCGACAATCCGCTGTTCTATCGCGATAACACCATGATGCTGCTCGGCGACGCCAAGAAGGTCACCGAGAACGTCGTCAAGGGGATGTAA
- a CDS encoding cupin domain-containing protein has translation MLAAKSDVQVDTSEVRVTEWRLAPGSATGHHTHEMDYVIVPITSGEMTIVAPNGERTKAQLASGKSYFRKAGVQHDVLNETASEIVFLEVELKP, from the coding sequence ATGCTTGCCGCCAAGTCCGACGTTCAGGTCGACACATCAGAAGTCCGCGTCACCGAATGGCGGCTGGCGCCCGGCAGTGCTACCGGCCATCACACCCATGAGATGGATTACGTGATCGTGCCGATAACCTCGGGCGAGATGACCATCGTCGCGCCGAACGGCGAACGCACCAAGGCGCAGCTCGCCTCCGGCAAATCCTATTTCCGGAAGGCCGGCGTCCAGCATGACGTGCTGAACGAGACCGCAAGCGAGATTGTGTTTCTGGAGGTCGAGCTGAAGCCCTGA
- a CDS encoding proton-translocating transhydrogenase family protein, with product MEHVAQVVDPFVFRLSIFVLAVFVGYFVVWSVTPALHTPLMSVTNAISSVIVVGALLAVGVGMISSGSGWARGFGFIALIFACVNIFGGFLVTQRMLAMYKKKVK from the coding sequence ATGGAGCATGTCGCCCAAGTCGTCGACCCCTTCGTATTTCGGCTGTCGATTTTCGTCCTCGCCGTCTTCGTCGGCTACTTCGTGGTCTGGTCGGTGACGCCGGCGCTGCATACGCCTTTGATGTCGGTGACGAATGCGATCTCCTCGGTGATCGTGGTCGGTGCGCTGCTCGCGGTCGGCGTCGGCATGATCTCGAGCGGCTCGGGCTGGGCGCGCGGCTTCGGCTTCATCGCGCTGATCTTCGCCTGCGTGAACATATTTGGCGGCTTTCTTGTCACCCAGCGCATGCTGGCGATGTACAAGAAGAAGGTGAAGTGA
- the purE gene encoding 5-(carboxyamino)imidazole ribonucleotide mutase, translated as MTAPIAIIMGSQSDWETMRHAAETLAALGIGCEKRIVSAHRTPDRLFAFAKGAKAQGFKVIIAGAGGAAHLPGMAAALTELPVFGVPVESKALLGIDSLYSIVQMPAGVPVGTLAIGKAGAINAALLAASVLALNDPALATRLAAWRKQQTDAVKERPEGSA; from the coding sequence ATGACCGCACCGATCGCCATCATTATGGGCAGCCAGTCCGACTGGGAGACCATGCGCCACGCCGCCGAGACGTTGGCGGCGCTCGGGATCGGCTGCGAAAAGCGCATCGTCTCGGCCCACCGGACCCCGGACCGGCTGTTCGCCTTCGCCAAGGGCGCCAAGGCTCAAGGTTTCAAGGTCATCATTGCCGGCGCCGGTGGCGCGGCGCACCTGCCCGGTATGGCGGCAGCATTGACGGAACTCCCTGTGTTCGGCGTTCCCGTCGAATCCAAGGCGCTGTTGGGGATCGATTCGCTGTACTCGATCGTGCAGATGCCGGCTGGCGTTCCCGTCGGCACGCTGGCGATCGGCAAGGCCGGCGCCATCAACGCCGCGCTGCTCGCGGCAAGCGTGCTCGCGCTGAATGACCCGGCGCTGGCGACACGATTGGCCGCCTGGCGCAAGCAGCAGACGGATGCGGTCAAGGAGCGCCCGGAGGGTTCGGCGTGA